One Paramisgurnus dabryanus chromosome 8, PD_genome_1.1, whole genome shotgun sequence DNA window includes the following coding sequences:
- the LOC135770824 gene encoding protein NLRC3-like isoform X2, giving the protein MGEAEEIQDGDFVASSRSVSPVPSCLSMKSSNAVEYPPYIEDGSNPCEPSKQVTSESLVHRTVSTSDVSIEQPPNINCEIQAEGKSDKVTSMGSIRSNRSKYKAETRKNWESELAVLKKLKSNLKVKCQCLHEGIACRSNPTLLNDIYTKVYITEDRGGGINNEHEVRQIEAASRRTSTEDRPIDCNDIFKPSHGQDKPIRTVLTKGVAGIGKTVSVQKFILDWAEGKANRDVHLIFPIPFRELNLMNKQKFSLLELLSIFIMETKQLEISNDKYKVYFIFDGLDECRLPLDFDNSVRLCDVNESASVDVLVTNLIQGNLLPSAFIWITSRPAASDLIPSECVDRVTEVRGFSDPQKEEYFRKRISDEGLADKIISHLKSSRSLYIMCHIPVFCWISVTVLEKMLGEAESGEIPKTLTQMYTHFLIIQTNIKHQKDYEMKVKDEEMILKLGKLAFEQLMKGNLIFYKEDLTECGIDVAEASVYSGLCTQIFREEHGLHHRNVYCFVHMTMQEHLAALYAYLSFINNKINVIDQNTTTCSDLSDMLMNAVDEALASQTGHLDLFLRFLLGLSLASNQVLLQRLLTHTGCSVQCTEKTAEHIKHKIMENPSPEKSINLFHCLNELGDHSLVKEVQYFLTSGTIRGTKLSASQWSAVAFVLLTSEQLDVLHMSKYARMCSDIDEVLERLLPVIEASRTVHLHYCILSAKCCPALASALSSKISCLRELNLNGNGLHDEGATELFHGLESPHCKLEILRLANCKLADKSCSALATALKSESSSLKELNLNWNNLQDAGVNLLATGLENPHCKLETLKLRKCGFTDSGCVALATALNLNPWHLKELHLNRNDLGDRGMTLLSGALQNPCCKLEILGVIRCGITDESCAALASALRSNPSHLKQLDLSENKLGDSGLKKLTAGCMSPFCKLETLRLMYCDITEHGCAALASILRLNPSHLTYLNLSGNILGDSGVKLLSAGLENPNCKLEKFKLMYCGITDGGCAALASFMKSNSCDLKELYLDKNDLGDSGVKLISAAMENPHCKLESLKLWECNITDQGCIALASSLRSNPSHLRNLYLFGNNLGPSGVKLLSALIDDPDNSLENFDLY; this is encoded by the exons TAAGCAAGTAACATCTGAGTCACTTGTACACAGAACTGTGTCCACGAGTGATGTGTCGATCGAACAGCCTCCAAACATCAACTGCGAAATACAAGCTGAAGGAAAATCAGACAAAGTAACCAGCATGGGGTCCATCAGGAGTAACCGATCTAAATATAAAGCTGAGACAAGGAAAAA CTGGGAATCTGAACTTGCTGTCCTTAAgaaattaaaatcaaacttgaaAGTCAAGTGTCAATGTTTGCATGAAGGAATTGCCTGTCGGAGTAACCCAACACTCCTCAATGACATCTACACAAAGGTTTACATCACAGAGGATAGAGGCGGAGGGATCAATAATGAGCATGAGGTGAGACAGATTGAAGCAGCATCCAGAAGAACATCTACAGAGGACAGACCCATCGACTGCAATGACATCTTCAAACCATCACACGGGCAAGACAAACCCATCAGAACTGTGCTGACAAAAGGAGTCGCTGGCATTGGTAAAACAGTTTCTGTGCAGAAGTTCATTCTGGACTGGGCTGAAGGCAAAGCGAATCGAGATGTTCATCTCATATTTCCAATTCCTTTCAGAGAGcttaatttaatgaataaacAAAAATTCAGTCTGTTGGAACTTCTCAGTATCTTTATCATGGAAACGAAACAATTAGAAATATCCAATGATAAATATAAAGTTTACTTTATCTTTGATGGTTTGGATGAGTGTCGCCTCCCACTGGATTTTGACAACAGCGTGAGGTTGTGTGATGTAAATGAATCGGCGTCAGTGGATGTGCTGGTGACAAATCTGATCCAGGGAAATCTGCTTCCCTCTGCTTTCATCTGGATCACCTCCAGACCAGCAGCATCTGATCTCATCCCATCTGAGTGTGTTGATCGTGTCACAGAAGTACGAGGCTTTAGTGATCCACAAAAGGAGGAATACTTCAGGAAAAGAATCAGTGATGAGGGACTGGCCGACAAAATCATCTCACACCTAAAGTCCTCCAGGAGTCTCTACATCATGTGTCACATCCCAGTGTTCTGCTGGATTTCAGTCACTGTTCTAGAGAAAATGTTGGGTGAAGCAGAGAGCGGAGAGATCCCCAAAACTCTTACTCAGATGTACACACACTTCCTCATCATTCAGACGAACATCAAACATCAAAAGGACTATGAGATGAAAGTGAAAGATGAGGAGATGATTCTCAAACTGGGCAAATTGGCTTTTGAGCAGCTTATGAAAGGCAATTTGATCTTCTACAAGGAAGACCTGACAGAGTGTGGCATTGATGTAGCAGAAGCATCAGTGTATTCAGGATTGTGTACTCAGATCTTCAGAGAAGAACATGGGCTGCACCACAGGAATGTCTACTGTTTTGTTCACATGACCATGCAGGAACATCTTGCAGCATTGTATGCGTACTTATCCTTTAtcaacaataaaataaatgtgatcgATCAAAATACAACAACATGCTCGGACTTATCTGACATGCTTATGAACGCTGTTGATGAAGCACTAGCAAGTCAAACTGGACATCTGGATCTCTTCCTCCGTTTTCTTCTGGGTCTCTCCTTGGCATCCAATCAGGTTCTCTTACAACGCCTGTTGACCCACACAGGGTGCAGCGTCCAATGCACAGAGAAAACAGCCGAGCATATCAAGCACAAGATCATGGAGAATCCGTCTCCAGAGAAGTCGATCAACCTGTTCCACTGCCTGAATGAACTCGGTGACCATTCTCTTGTCAAGGAAGTTCAGTATTTTCTTACTTCAGGGACTATAAGAGGAACTAAACTTTCAGCCTCCCAGTGGTCAGCTGTCGCCTTCGTGCTGCTGACCTCAGAACAGCTGGATGTGTTACACATGAGCAAGTATGCCAGAATGTGCAGTGATATCGATGAAGTTCTTGAGAGGCTCCTGCCTGTGATCGAGGCATCTAGAACCGTTCA TCTTCATTATTGTATACTGTCAGCCAAATGCTGTCCAGCTCTGGCCTCGGCTCTAAGCTCAAAGATTTCATGTCTGAGAGAGCTGAACTTGAATGGAAATGGACTTCATGATGAAGGAGCAACCGAACTCTTTCACGGTCTGGAGAGTCCACATTGTAAATTGGAGATACTGAG GCTTGCAAACTGTAAACTGGCAGACAAAAGCTGTTCTGCTCTGGCCACTGCTCTTAAATCAGAATCCTCCAGTTTGAAAGAGCTCAACCTGAACTGGAATAACCTGCAGGATGCTGGAGTGAATCTGCTCGCCACTGGACTGGAGAATCCACATTGCAAACTAGAGACACTGAA GTTACGGAAATGTGGCTTCACAGATTCAGGCTGTGTTGCTCTGGCCACAGCTTTGAACTTGAACCCTTGGCATTTGAAAGAACTCCATTTGAATAGAAATGATCTTGGCGATAGAGGCATGACACTGCTTTCTGGTGCATTGCAGAACCCTTGCTGTAAACTGGAGATATTAgg TGTGATTAGATGTGGTATCACAGATGAAAGTTGTGCAGCTCTggcttcagctctgagatcaaaccccTCACACTTGAAACAGTTGGATCTGTCTGAGAATAAACTTGGAGATTCAGGATTAAAAAAGCTCACTGCTGGATGCATGAGTCCTTTCTGTAAACTAGAAACATTGAG ACTGATGTATTGTGATATCACAGAACACGGTTGTGCCGCTCTGGCTTCAATTCTGAGATtaaacccatcacacctgacATACCTAAACCTGTCTGGAAATATACTTggagattcaggagtgaagctgctGTCTGCTGGACTGGAAAATCCAAACTGTAAACTTGAGAAATTTAA ATTGATGTATTGTGGGATCACTGATGGAGGTTGTGCTGCTTTGGCTTCATTTATGAAATCAAACTCATGTGATCTTAAGGAACTCTATCTGGATAAGAATGATCTGGGAGACTCTGGAGTAAAGCTGATCTCTGCTGCGATGGAAAATCCACACTGTAAACTGGAGTCACTGAA GCTGTGGGAATGCAATATAACAGATCAAGGTTGTATTGCTCTGGCTTCATCTTTGAGATCAAACCCTTCACACCTCAGAAATCTTTATCTTTTTGGGAATAATCTCGGACCGTCAGGAGTAAAGCTGCTCTCTGCACTAATTGATGATCCGGATAATTCATTGGAGAATTTCGA TTTATACTAG
- the LOC135770824 gene encoding protein NLRC3-like isoform X1 translates to MGEAEEIQDGDFVASSRSVSPVPSCLSMKSSNAVEYPPYIEDGSNPCEPSKQVTSESLVHRTVSTSDVSIEQPPNINCEIQAEGKSDKVTSMGSIRSNRSKYKAETRKNSWESELAVLKKLKSNLKVKCQCLHEGIACRSNPTLLNDIYTKVYITEDRGGGINNEHEVRQIEAASRRTSTEDRPIDCNDIFKPSHGQDKPIRTVLTKGVAGIGKTVSVQKFILDWAEGKANRDVHLIFPIPFRELNLMNKQKFSLLELLSIFIMETKQLEISNDKYKVYFIFDGLDECRLPLDFDNSVRLCDVNESASVDVLVTNLIQGNLLPSAFIWITSRPAASDLIPSECVDRVTEVRGFSDPQKEEYFRKRISDEGLADKIISHLKSSRSLYIMCHIPVFCWISVTVLEKMLGEAESGEIPKTLTQMYTHFLIIQTNIKHQKDYEMKVKDEEMILKLGKLAFEQLMKGNLIFYKEDLTECGIDVAEASVYSGLCTQIFREEHGLHHRNVYCFVHMTMQEHLAALYAYLSFINNKINVIDQNTTTCSDLSDMLMNAVDEALASQTGHLDLFLRFLLGLSLASNQVLLQRLLTHTGCSVQCTEKTAEHIKHKIMENPSPEKSINLFHCLNELGDHSLVKEVQYFLTSGTIRGTKLSASQWSAVAFVLLTSEQLDVLHMSKYARMCSDIDEVLERLLPVIEASRTVHLHYCILSAKCCPALASALSSKISCLRELNLNGNGLHDEGATELFHGLESPHCKLEILRLANCKLADKSCSALATALKSESSSLKELNLNWNNLQDAGVNLLATGLENPHCKLETLKLRKCGFTDSGCVALATALNLNPWHLKELHLNRNDLGDRGMTLLSGALQNPCCKLEILGVIRCGITDESCAALASALRSNPSHLKQLDLSENKLGDSGLKKLTAGCMSPFCKLETLRLMYCDITEHGCAALASILRLNPSHLTYLNLSGNILGDSGVKLLSAGLENPNCKLEKFKLMYCGITDGGCAALASFMKSNSCDLKELYLDKNDLGDSGVKLISAAMENPHCKLESLKLWECNITDQGCIALASSLRSNPSHLRNLYLFGNNLGPSGVKLLSALIDDPDNSLENFDLY, encoded by the exons TAAGCAAGTAACATCTGAGTCACTTGTACACAGAACTGTGTCCACGAGTGATGTGTCGATCGAACAGCCTCCAAACATCAACTGCGAAATACAAGCTGAAGGAAAATCAGACAAAGTAACCAGCATGGGGTCCATCAGGAGTAACCGATCTAAATATAAAGCTGAGACAAGGAAAAA CAGCTGGGAATCTGAACTTGCTGTCCTTAAgaaattaaaatcaaacttgaaAGTCAAGTGTCAATGTTTGCATGAAGGAATTGCCTGTCGGAGTAACCCAACACTCCTCAATGACATCTACACAAAGGTTTACATCACAGAGGATAGAGGCGGAGGGATCAATAATGAGCATGAGGTGAGACAGATTGAAGCAGCATCCAGAAGAACATCTACAGAGGACAGACCCATCGACTGCAATGACATCTTCAAACCATCACACGGGCAAGACAAACCCATCAGAACTGTGCTGACAAAAGGAGTCGCTGGCATTGGTAAAACAGTTTCTGTGCAGAAGTTCATTCTGGACTGGGCTGAAGGCAAAGCGAATCGAGATGTTCATCTCATATTTCCAATTCCTTTCAGAGAGcttaatttaatgaataaacAAAAATTCAGTCTGTTGGAACTTCTCAGTATCTTTATCATGGAAACGAAACAATTAGAAATATCCAATGATAAATATAAAGTTTACTTTATCTTTGATGGTTTGGATGAGTGTCGCCTCCCACTGGATTTTGACAACAGCGTGAGGTTGTGTGATGTAAATGAATCGGCGTCAGTGGATGTGCTGGTGACAAATCTGATCCAGGGAAATCTGCTTCCCTCTGCTTTCATCTGGATCACCTCCAGACCAGCAGCATCTGATCTCATCCCATCTGAGTGTGTTGATCGTGTCACAGAAGTACGAGGCTTTAGTGATCCACAAAAGGAGGAATACTTCAGGAAAAGAATCAGTGATGAGGGACTGGCCGACAAAATCATCTCACACCTAAAGTCCTCCAGGAGTCTCTACATCATGTGTCACATCCCAGTGTTCTGCTGGATTTCAGTCACTGTTCTAGAGAAAATGTTGGGTGAAGCAGAGAGCGGAGAGATCCCCAAAACTCTTACTCAGATGTACACACACTTCCTCATCATTCAGACGAACATCAAACATCAAAAGGACTATGAGATGAAAGTGAAAGATGAGGAGATGATTCTCAAACTGGGCAAATTGGCTTTTGAGCAGCTTATGAAAGGCAATTTGATCTTCTACAAGGAAGACCTGACAGAGTGTGGCATTGATGTAGCAGAAGCATCAGTGTATTCAGGATTGTGTACTCAGATCTTCAGAGAAGAACATGGGCTGCACCACAGGAATGTCTACTGTTTTGTTCACATGACCATGCAGGAACATCTTGCAGCATTGTATGCGTACTTATCCTTTAtcaacaataaaataaatgtgatcgATCAAAATACAACAACATGCTCGGACTTATCTGACATGCTTATGAACGCTGTTGATGAAGCACTAGCAAGTCAAACTGGACATCTGGATCTCTTCCTCCGTTTTCTTCTGGGTCTCTCCTTGGCATCCAATCAGGTTCTCTTACAACGCCTGTTGACCCACACAGGGTGCAGCGTCCAATGCACAGAGAAAACAGCCGAGCATATCAAGCACAAGATCATGGAGAATCCGTCTCCAGAGAAGTCGATCAACCTGTTCCACTGCCTGAATGAACTCGGTGACCATTCTCTTGTCAAGGAAGTTCAGTATTTTCTTACTTCAGGGACTATAAGAGGAACTAAACTTTCAGCCTCCCAGTGGTCAGCTGTCGCCTTCGTGCTGCTGACCTCAGAACAGCTGGATGTGTTACACATGAGCAAGTATGCCAGAATGTGCAGTGATATCGATGAAGTTCTTGAGAGGCTCCTGCCTGTGATCGAGGCATCTAGAACCGTTCA TCTTCATTATTGTATACTGTCAGCCAAATGCTGTCCAGCTCTGGCCTCGGCTCTAAGCTCAAAGATTTCATGTCTGAGAGAGCTGAACTTGAATGGAAATGGACTTCATGATGAAGGAGCAACCGAACTCTTTCACGGTCTGGAGAGTCCACATTGTAAATTGGAGATACTGAG GCTTGCAAACTGTAAACTGGCAGACAAAAGCTGTTCTGCTCTGGCCACTGCTCTTAAATCAGAATCCTCCAGTTTGAAAGAGCTCAACCTGAACTGGAATAACCTGCAGGATGCTGGAGTGAATCTGCTCGCCACTGGACTGGAGAATCCACATTGCAAACTAGAGACACTGAA GTTACGGAAATGTGGCTTCACAGATTCAGGCTGTGTTGCTCTGGCCACAGCTTTGAACTTGAACCCTTGGCATTTGAAAGAACTCCATTTGAATAGAAATGATCTTGGCGATAGAGGCATGACACTGCTTTCTGGTGCATTGCAGAACCCTTGCTGTAAACTGGAGATATTAgg TGTGATTAGATGTGGTATCACAGATGAAAGTTGTGCAGCTCTggcttcagctctgagatcaaaccccTCACACTTGAAACAGTTGGATCTGTCTGAGAATAAACTTGGAGATTCAGGATTAAAAAAGCTCACTGCTGGATGCATGAGTCCTTTCTGTAAACTAGAAACATTGAG ACTGATGTATTGTGATATCACAGAACACGGTTGTGCCGCTCTGGCTTCAATTCTGAGATtaaacccatcacacctgacATACCTAAACCTGTCTGGAAATATACTTggagattcaggagtgaagctgctGTCTGCTGGACTGGAAAATCCAAACTGTAAACTTGAGAAATTTAA ATTGATGTATTGTGGGATCACTGATGGAGGTTGTGCTGCTTTGGCTTCATTTATGAAATCAAACTCATGTGATCTTAAGGAACTCTATCTGGATAAGAATGATCTGGGAGACTCTGGAGTAAAGCTGATCTCTGCTGCGATGGAAAATCCACACTGTAAACTGGAGTCACTGAA GCTGTGGGAATGCAATATAACAGATCAAGGTTGTATTGCTCTGGCTTCATCTTTGAGATCAAACCCTTCACACCTCAGAAATCTTTATCTTTTTGGGAATAATCTCGGACCGTCAGGAGTAAAGCTGCTCTCTGCACTAATTGATGATCCGGATAATTCATTGGAGAATTTCGA TTTATACTAG